The genomic DNA ACCGAAAACGAGGCGGTCCGTTCTTCGTGAAAGGGACATAAGCCAAACAAGTTTTGCCCCGCTTTTTTTAACTGAACGTACTTACTGACCACGTCCGTAATGTTGGTACTGGTCCGCACCCGTTCAACAAAGTCTTCTGGCAACTTTGGCATGTTGGTCACCATCCTTCACTTGGCTTTTTACTTTACCATGACCGCTTCTACGTCAGCAAAATGCTGAATTAAAGCCGCTAATTGCTGCATTTCCGTTAGTCGATTCTGCCGAACGGCCGGATCCTTGGTCATGATCATCGTTGCATCAAAATAACTGGCAATCACGGTTCGCAAATCTGCCAACGCTGCATAAGCGGCTGCGGCTGGCAGGGTAACAAAATTCTGCTGGAGTTGCTTGACTGCGGTATCCATTGCTTGTTCAGCTTCGTTTTCAAACAAGGCGGGATTAACCTCGTTATCAGCTAATGGGGCATCGGCCTGTGCTGCAATCCGAGTTACCCGGGTCAAGGCTTCAATGACTGCTTTAAAATCAGCCTGGTCATGTGCAGTTCGTAACGTTAGCGCACTCTGTTCATTGTAGTTAATGTCGGTACTGGTAGCCGCAACCGCCGCATTGACAAGGTCATAACTGACCCCTGTATCCTTGAGCTCCTTTTTAATCCGTTCCTTAATAAACGCAATCACGTCAGTAAAGACGGGCGTTTGGTCAACCTTAGGCAGGACAGCCTGCTCTGTTTCCGCTGTCACAATCGCTTCTAATAACGGATGCAGTGGTAGGGTCCACTGTCGATCCGTCACGATGCGCACAATTCCAGTTGCTTGGCGTCGAAGTGCATAGGGATCGTTAGACCCACTGGGGATCATTCCAGCAGCAAAGAAGGTCATGATACTATCCAACTTGTCAGCAACCGCTAACACCGCTCCGACCGGGGATGCCGGTAGGGCACCATCCGCAGCAATTGGTTGATAGTGTTCCCGGATGGCCTGAGCGACCTCTGGATCCTCACCCTGTAACAGCGCGTACTTCTCCCCCATAATCCCTTGTAATTCAGAAAATTCACCAACCATCCCAGTTACAAGGTCAAACTTATAGATGGAAGCGGCCCGGTCGAGGTGGGTCAACTGGCGCTTCGTGAGCCCCACCCGTTCACCAATTAAACGGGCAATCACCTGAACTCGTTGCATTTTGGCATACATCGATGAAATCTGATCATGGAAGGTCACGTCCTTGAGCTTCTGCACGAAGTAATCGAGGTCATGTTGCTGGTCTTCCTGGTAGAAGAATTCCGCATCATACAAACGAGCAGCCAGAACCTTTTCGTTTCCCGTAATGACGTTATCAAGGTACTCACCGTTTCCGTTACGAACGGAAACAAAGTGGGGCAATAAGTTACCGGCTTGATCCTCCACGGCAAAGAACCGTTGGTGATTGCGCATGGAAGTAATCAAAACTTCCTTCGGAATGGCTAAAAAGCGGGGGTCAAAATCACCAGCAAAGCTGGTCGGCCATTCCACCAAGTTATTAACTTCTTCCAATAAATCAGTTTCGACGGGAATCTGCCAATCATGTTCATCGGCAATAGCCGCAATTTGAGCTTTGATTTTAACTTTGCGTTTGGCCGCATCGGCAATGACAAATTCTTGTTCTAAAGCCGGTTCGTAATCGGAGCCCTTCCTTAAGGCAACCGGATTACCTAAGAAGCGGTGTCCGTAGGTTGTCCGCCCCGCCCGGACGTTTACAATCTCTAACGGTAAGACCTCTTCATCGAGGAGGGCTACCAACCATTTGATGGGTCGAACAAATTGAAAGTGGTTCGTCCCCCACTTCATCATGGTTGGAAAGTTAAGGGACTTAATCACGTCGACTAACCCGAGTAAGACCTCCCCCACCGGCTTACCGGTGACGTGTTTATTGACAAACACGTAGTCCGTTCCCTTGACCGTTTTAAAGGTGATGGCGTCTGGCGTAACTCCTTGGCCCTTTGTAAACCCAAGGGCCGCTTTACTCCAGCTACCGTCCTCATTTTGTGCGATTCGCTTGGCCGGCCCCTTGACCTCTTCATCAATATCGGGCTGCTTAGTGGCTAAACCAGTAATTTGAAGGGCCAACCGCCGGGGCGTCGAAAAGGGTTTAATGTGTTCGTAACTAATGCGTTCGGCTTGCAGAAATTGTTCCACCTTGGTCATTAGCTGGTGGATGCTTGGGGTTACAACGTGCGCAGGCATTTCCTCTAAGCCAATCTCTAATAGAAAATCACGTGTCATTATTTTGCCTCCCCCTTTTGTTTTGCTTGTTGGTGCACAGTTGCTTCGTGTTTTTTCGTATATTCAGCGAGTACGGCAGCCCGCGTTTGTGGATCCTTAATCAACGGGAAGCCTAACTTTCGGCGTTCTTCTACAAAGGCCTGGGCAATTCCGTGGGCCATTTTCCGAATCCGGGCAAGATACCCGGCCCGTTCCGTCACCGAAACGGCTCCGCGGGCATCCAGTTGGTTAAAAGTATGACTACACTTTAAAACGTAGTCGTAGGCGGGATGCACTAAGCCGAGTTTAATCAACCGTTGTGCTTCCGTTTCGTATGCATCAAATAATTGATGGAGCATAACTTGGTTACTTTCCTCGAAACTATATTTAGAGTGTTCGTACTCCGGTTCTTTGAAGATATCGCCATACTTAACCCCATCCGACCATTCGAGATCAAAAACGTTGTTAACGGCTTGAATGTAAGACGCTAGTCGTTCCAACCCGTAGGTAATTTCCACGGCCACGGGATCCATCTGTAAGCCTCCCACGACTTGGAAGTAGGTAAACTGCGTTACTTCCATCCCATCGAGCCAGACTTCCCAACCAACTCCGGCACAACCCATTGAGGGGTTTTCCCAGTTGTCTTCCACAAACCGAATGTCGTGTTCTAAGGGATTAATCCCCAGTTCCTCTAGGGAGTGAATGTACAGATTTTGAATGTCGTCTGGCGAGGGTTTCATGAGGACCTGAAACTGATGGTGTTGGTACAACCGATTCGGGTTTTCTCCGTACCGACCATCTGCCGGGCGTCTCGATGGTTCTACGTAACAGACGTTCCACGGTTCTGGTCCAATGGCCCGCAGGAAGGTAAACGGACTCATCGTCCCAGCCCCTTTTTCGGTATCGTACGCATCCATTACCATGCACCCTTGCTGACCCCAATACTTTTTCAGCGTGGCTGCAATTGCTTGCATTGAGAGCTTTTTTGTCATGTTAATTCCTCCATTTCTCAAACAAATAAAAAAGCCTATGTAAAAGTAAAAACTCTTACATAGGGACGAGGTCGTCGCGGTTCCACCCTACTTCTGAACTTAATCAGCAACTCGAAACGCATTGACTCGAAAAGCGCCAGTCCCTGAATGCAAGTGCCATCTCTCACTATCATGGCTTCGCTGCCTTGTAACCTTCAGTTACTCTCTTTTGTCTGTGTCAAATATTTAGTTAATTCCATTATAGTGGGCTGGTTTGCAAACGTCAACGACAATCACTTCGGTGTAAGCGACCACTGCTTCATTTGCTGTAAAAACCGCTTACTCTTTAGTTTCAATCCCACGTCATGATCATAGATTTGATCTAGGGTCTGCTGTAGTTGGGCCTTAGTCCGTTGATTTACCTGAATTTTACCAATCTTGGCAAGCTCAACCGCCGAAAACAACTGGAGGTAGTAAAGCGTTCGTGGCGCTAAGTGCAACCGGTGAGGATCAGCGGCAAAGTGGCGCTCACAAATCAAACCACCGAACTGTTCGGAATAATCATAAGTCGTGGTCGTTCGACCACAAACCGCACAGTGATGCCATTCTGGAGCCACTCCCAAAACCGGCAACAACTGGACCTCCACGATGTTTGTAATAATTGCCGGATCAAAGCCGTTATTAATCAGGTTTAGGGCATAAAATAATTTATCAAACCACTGAGAAACCACTACCCCATCGGGAAAGGCAGCGTCAAGAAGCCCCATAATATAGGTCGCATAAGCGTTCAACATTAAATCAGCACTGATCTGGCTAAAATGCTTCACGTGATCGGCCGTCGCAATGTAGGATAACCCCTGTTTTTTTAGCGTTCCATCGTAGGTTCCGTAACTAAACGGCAACAAATCCGCTGTCATTTTAAACTTAGGCCGACGCGCCCCGCGAATTAAAAACATCTTTTTGCCCGCTTCCGCGGTAAAAAACTTCACCAGCATATCGTGTTCACGATAATTCTGGCGGTAGATTAAAATCCCGTGGAAAGGGCGACTCTTGGTATTAACCACACTTACACCCCTTTGGTGTCAGCCACCTTAATAATCATTTTTGGCACTATATCCCAGGTTATTTAAGGCGGTTGGTTTATCACGCCACCCGGATTGAACGTGGACCCATAGTTTTAAGTTAACCTTCGTTCCGAGCAGTTTTTCAATTTCACGTCGGGCCCCCACGCTGATATATTTAAGCCGTTGGCCGCCCTTCCCCACAATGATGCCCTTTTGCCCATTTCGTTCGACAATAATTGAAGCTTCAATCTGGAGCTTGCCGGTTTCATTGGGACGCATCCATTCAACATAGACAGCCACTGAATGGGGAATTTCCTGACGCGTATTGGCTAAAATTTGTTCCCGAATGATTTCTTGCACGATAAAGCGCTCGGGATGATCCGTAATTTGATCATCCGGATAATATTGCGGCCCTTCCGGAAGGGTTTGTACTAAGGACTGCAGTAACTCATCCACGTTGTTCCCTCGTAACGCTGAGATGGGAAAAACCTCGGCCCACGGGTAGGCCTTGCGGTACAGATCCATAATCGGCAGGAGTTGGTTCGGATTAATCTCATCAATCTTATTAATGATTAGGTAAACGGGGGCTTCAATCTGCTTTAACTGGTCAATAATGTAATTATCCCCGGCCCCACGCGTTTCGGTTGCACTAACCATGAACAGCACGGCTTCCACCTCTTTTAGAGCTGATAACGCCGCCTGATCCATGTATTCATCCAGTTTATTTTGAGGCTTATGGATTCCAGGGGTGTCGAGAAACACCATTTGACTGTCACCCGTCGTGTAAATTCCCTGAATCTTGTTACGCGTGGTTTGAGCCTTATCGCTCATGATGGCCACTTTCTGACCCACCACCCGGTTTAAAAACGTTGACTTGCCGACGTTTGGACGGCCAACAATGGCCACAAAGCCGGATTTGAATCCTGTACTCATATCTTTTCCTCATCTCTTAAAACGGTAGCAGTGCAGTGACATAGGGAAACAATACAATTATCCCGATAACTAAAGCCATTCCGGCGGTAAATAACACGCCTCCAGCGGCGATATCCTTCACTTTTTTGGCAACCGGATCAAAGTGTGGTCCCACGGTTAGGTCCACTAGGTATTCGACCAATGTGTTGACAATCTCAGCACTCAGAACCAAAAAACAGGCTAATAATAACCAGAGCCAGGTACGGGCATCCACGTGAAGCGCCAACCCCACTACGATAACGACGAACATGCCGAGCAGGTGAATACGAAAGTTCCGTTCCCGAAAAAAAATTAAACAGAACCCGTCCCAGGCGTGACCGAAGGCTTGGGCAAAGTTTTTATTTTTGGTGATCTGCCGGTTATTTTTTGAGTCCATAGCCATCTAAAATCTTTCGTTGGAGGGGAAACATCACCGCCTCGTCCTCGGGTTCCATGTGATCATAACCGTTGAGATGCAAAAAGCCGTGAACAACTAAGAAGCCTAACTCGCGGTCCGTAGAATGTCCCAAAAAATCAGCCTGTTCCTGAACCTTATCCATGCTCACAAAGATGTCCCCCAGATTTTCCGGAATCTCAGCGCGTAACTCATCGTCCATGATGAGGGGAAGATCAGCCTCGGCATCATCCTCGAGGGCAAAACTGATCACATCAGTTGCCCGATCTACGTTGCGATATTCACGATTAATGGCTTGAATGCGCTCGTTATTCACGAGCGTCACAGACATTTCCGTATTCTCAGCTAATCCCAATGTTTGCGCTGCATAGTCTAATAAGCCCTTAATTAGTTTGATTTTGGCATCGGAAACCTGCGGGGTGGTTTCATCATAAATTTCTAGATCCATCATTTCTCCTTATTCAGCTTCATAGGCCGTGATAATCTTAGCTACAACTGGATTTCGGACCACATCGGCAGCCGTGAGCCGAATCACCGCGATGTCATCAATCGCCGCTAACACGTGGGGAGCACTAACTAACCCACTCGTCACGTTACCCTTTAAATCAATTTGTTGAATGTCACCATTTACAATCATTTTGGAACCAAACCCTAACCGGGTTAAAAACATTTTCATCTGCGGATTAGTCGTGTTCTGCGCTTCATCCAGGATGACAAAAGCATTTTCTAACGTCCGACCCCGCATGTAGGCTAAGGGAGCAATTTCAATTACCCCCCGTTCAATGAGCCGATCCGTGTGGTCTTTGCCTAAAATTGCGTACAAAGAATCGTACAACGGGCGCAGATAGGGATCGACCTTTTCCTTCAAATCACCTGGTAAAAATCCAAGGCTTTCTCCAGCTTCCACGGCTGGTCGCGTGAGGACAATTTTATCGACTTTTCCCTTTTTCAAGGCGGCCACCGCCATCACCACGGCTAAATAGGTTTTTCCGGTTCCGGCAGGACCAATCCCAAAGGTAATGTCATGCTGATTAATTGCTTGAATATACTGACACTGGCCAAAGTTTTTCACCCGCACCGGTTTGCCCTTGTTGTCCTTAATTAATACCTGGTTATACAAATCCGGTAAGGAACTAATCCGCCCCTGGCGGGCTAGGTTAACGGCCGCTACGTAATCACTCGCGGTTGGATGAATCCCGGCGTGAATCAGTTTTAAGATATTCAAGAGAATGTCATAACTTAACTGGACTGCCTGTTCGTCATGTCCTTCAACCTTAATCATTCCCTCAAAAAAGCGAATCGAAGTGTGTAATTCATCTTCAATAATTTTGACGAGCGCGTCTTGAGTTCCAAATAAGAGCGCCTGATCGTTTGGATTATTCAACGGTAATTGTTTTTGATATTCAAAATTTTCAATCAATCAAATATATCTCCTTAATGCGTTTTGGTTAAATTTTAGCATATCCCCCGGGCTTTCCAAAGGGAAACCCAGTTTGCCAACTAAAAAACACTCCAAAAGATCAACCTTTGGAGTGTTTTTTACGTTTGAACTTGTTTAGAAGTTGTTACGACGCTTTTTCTTTTTATTGTTACGTTTTCTTGCTGCTTCTGATTTTAATTTACGTTTAACGCTAGGCTTTTCGTAAAATTCACGTTTACGAAATTCCTGGAGAGTTCC from Fructilactobacillus ixorae includes the following:
- the glyS gene encoding glycine--tRNA ligase subunit beta, translated to MTRDFLLEIGLEEMPAHVVTPSIHQLMTKVEQFLQAERISYEHIKPFSTPRRLALQITGLATKQPDIDEEVKGPAKRIAQNEDGSWSKAALGFTKGQGVTPDAITFKTVKGTDYVFVNKHVTGKPVGEVLLGLVDVIKSLNFPTMMKWGTNHFQFVRPIKWLVALLDEEVLPLEIVNVRAGRTTYGHRFLGNPVALRKGSDYEPALEQEFVIADAAKRKVKIKAQIAAIADEHDWQIPVETDLLEEVNNLVEWPTSFAGDFDPRFLAIPKEVLITSMRNHQRFFAVEDQAGNLLPHFVSVRNGNGEYLDNVITGNEKVLAARLYDAEFFYQEDQQHDLDYFVQKLKDVTFHDQISSMYAKMQRVQVIARLIGERVGLTKRQLTHLDRAASIYKFDLVTGMVGEFSELQGIMGEKYALLQGEDPEVAQAIREHYQPIAADGALPASPVGAVLAVADKLDSIMTFFAAGMIPSGSNDPYALRRQATGIVRIVTDRQWTLPLHPLLEAIVTAETEQAVLPKVDQTPVFTDVIAFIKERIKKELKDTGVSYDLVNAAVAATSTDINYNEQSALTLRTAHDQADFKAVIEALTRVTRIAAQADAPLADNEVNPALFENEAEQAMDTAVKQLQQNFVTLPAAAAYAALADLRTVIASYFDATMIMTKDPAVRQNRLTEMQQLAALIQHFADVEAVMVK
- the glyQ gene encoding glycine--tRNA ligase subunit alpha; translation: MTKKLSMQAIAATLKKYWGQQGCMVMDAYDTEKGAGTMSPFTFLRAIGPEPWNVCYVEPSRRPADGRYGENPNRLYQHHQFQVLMKPSPDDIQNLYIHSLEELGINPLEHDIRFVEDNWENPSMGCAGVGWEVWLDGMEVTQFTYFQVVGGLQMDPVAVEITYGLERLASYIQAVNNVFDLEWSDGVKYGDIFKEPEYEHSKYSFEESNQVMLHQLFDAYETEAQRLIKLGLVHPAYDYVLKCSHTFNQLDARGAVSVTERAGYLARIRKMAHGIAQAFVEERRKLGFPLIKDPQTRAAVLAEYTKKHEATVHQQAKQKGEAK
- the recO gene encoding DNA repair protein RecO; amino-acid sequence: MVNTKSRPFHGILIYRQNYREHDMLVKFFTAEAGKKMFLIRGARRPKFKMTADLLPFSYGTYDGTLKKQGLSYIATADHVKHFSQISADLMLNAYATYIMGLLDAAFPDGVVVSQWFDKLFYALNLINNGFDPAIITNIVEVQLLPVLGVAPEWHHCAVCGRTTTTYDYSEQFGGLICERHFAADPHRLHLAPRTLYYLQLFSAVELAKIGKIQVNQRTKAQLQQTLDQIYDHDVGLKLKSKRFLQQMKQWSLTPK
- the era gene encoding GTPase Era, encoding MSTGFKSGFVAIVGRPNVGKSTFLNRVVGQKVAIMSDKAQTTRNKIQGIYTTGDSQMVFLDTPGIHKPQNKLDEYMDQAALSALKEVEAVLFMVSATETRGAGDNYIIDQLKQIEAPVYLIINKIDEINPNQLLPIMDLYRKAYPWAEVFPISALRGNNVDELLQSLVQTLPEGPQYYPDDQITDHPERFIVQEIIREQILANTRQEIPHSVAVYVEWMRPNETGKLQIEASIIVERNGQKGIIVGKGGQRLKYISVGARREIEKLLGTKVNLKLWVHVQSGWRDKPTALNNLGYSAKNDY
- a CDS encoding diacylglycerol kinase family protein yields the protein MDSKNNRQITKNKNFAQAFGHAWDGFCLIFFRERNFRIHLLGMFVVIVVGLALHVDARTWLWLLLACFLVLSAEIVNTLVEYLVDLTVGPHFDPVAKKVKDIAAGGVLFTAGMALVIGIIVLFPYVTALLPF
- the ybeY gene encoding rRNA maturation RNase YbeY; amino-acid sequence: MDLEIYDETTPQVSDAKIKLIKGLLDYAAQTLGLAENTEMSVTLVNNERIQAINREYRNVDRATDVISFALEDDAEADLPLIMDDELRAEIPENLGDIFVSMDKVQEQADFLGHSTDRELGFLVVHGFLHLNGYDHMEPEDEAVMFPLQRKILDGYGLKK
- a CDS encoding PhoH family protein, with amino-acid sequence MIENFEYQKQLPLNNPNDQALLFGTQDALVKIIEDELHTSIRFFEGMIKVEGHDEQAVQLSYDILLNILKLIHAGIHPTASDYVAAVNLARQGRISSLPDLYNQVLIKDNKGKPVRVKNFGQCQYIQAINQHDITFGIGPAGTGKTYLAVVMAVAALKKGKVDKIVLTRPAVEAGESLGFLPGDLKEKVDPYLRPLYDSLYAILGKDHTDRLIERGVIEIAPLAYMRGRTLENAFVILDEAQNTTNPQMKMFLTRLGFGSKMIVNGDIQQIDLKGNVTSGLVSAPHVLAAIDDIAVIRLTAADVVRNPVVAKIITAYEAE
- the rpsU gene encoding 30S ribosomal protein S21, coding for MSKTVVRKNESLEDALRRFKRTVSKSGTLQEFRKREFYEKPSVKRKLKSEAARKRNNKKKKRRNNF